One genomic segment of Cydia splendana chromosome 5, ilCydSple1.2, whole genome shotgun sequence includes these proteins:
- the LOC134790476 gene encoding intraflagellar transport protein 80 homolog, which produces MKLKLSSFKEPKHVGVVVSVSWNNTEDVFSCGDDHKLLKWNLVNSECMVVTTFPDDFYPTGMHLFPKINQGANKHQHDVILVGSADGKFHIVNHNGRIEKSVAAHQGACLVAQWSPDGASLLTAGEDGFVKIWSRNGLLRSTLVQSDVSCYSAVWSPDSGAILHTKGDYLAIKYLNSGSKVTKWKAHEGIVLCVTWNANNNLIISGGEDGFFKIWDTFGQQISVSVKHDQPITSVSWAPAGDLFVIGSYNLIRLCNANGWSHCLDRPSTGSIYSIAWSSDGTQLAAACANSQVLFAHIIDREYTWKTYACTQTGRKVIAIKDITTDQSDQLDYPDRVIQIALGFNHLVIATVKQCFIHKLTSWNTPVTFDLKEGTISMILLAEKCLCVVERTGVSIYSYMGRLLASPRWGARPDTLGRSALSLGPDALAAIDQTDRKLIHVFDLPTGLIVRSSTDNTVTKLTHKMTVSTIALSQTGPISERQLALLDYNRDLYVATVKDNKPKFVKLGSQILSIAWSAETELLVGLRASTAVAWCCPKAATQPDWLALTTVSKEISDLGRNPTVMSVEDGVARICRGNGSLLHVSLATFPEKLLKHVAANMWQAALQLCRTVEDDTLWACLAVLAWQHHQLSVAEEAFSLIRQYHQVCYIQHLRNTIPERLTSNEISAK; this is translated from the exons ACGACGTTTCCAGACGATTTCTACCCAACTGGTATGCATCTGTTCCCTAAAATCAACCAAGGGGCAAATAAGCATCAACACGATGTTATATTAGTCGGTTCTGCTGACGGAAA ATTCCACATAGTAAATCATAACGGCCGCatagaaaaaagtgtcgccgcCCATCAAGGCGCATGCCTTGTCGCACAGTGGAGCCCCGACGGAGCCAGCCTTTTGACGG ccgGCGAAGATGGTTTTGTTAAAATATGGTCTCGCAACGGGCTTCTCCGCTCAACTTTGGTGCAGTCAGACGTGTCATGTTACAGCGCCGTCTGGAGCCCAGATAGTGGCGCCATTTTACATACTAAAGGAGATTACCTCGCTATAAAATATTTGAACTCTGGCTCGAAGGTGACAAAG TGGAAAGCACATGAGGGCATCGTATTATGCGTTACATGGAATGCTAATAACAACCTCATCATATCTGGTGGAGAAGACGGATTTTTTAAG atttgggacACGTTTGGCCAGCAGATTTCAGTCAGTGTAAAACACGATCAGCCTATTACGAGCGTAAGTTGGGCCCCGGCGGGAGACCTTTTTGTGATTGGTAGCTACAACCTGATAAGGCTATGTAATGCTAATGGG TGGTCCCATTGCCTAGATCGTCCTTCGACGGGTAGTATTTATAGCATCGCCTGGTCATCCGATGGCACACAATTAGCAGCTGCTTGCGCTAATAGCCAAGTGCTTTTTGCACATATTATTGACAG aGAATACACGTGGAAGACTTATGCCTGCACACAAACCGGTCGCAAAGTCATCGCCATCAAAGACATCACAACCGACCAAAGTGATCAGCTCGACTACCCCGACAGAGTAATACAGATTGCTCTAGGTTTCAACCATCTTGTGATTGCGACAGTCAAACAATGCTTCATACACAAACTGACCTCGTGGAATACACCAGTGACGTTCGATTTGAAAGAAGGCACTATTAGCATGATTTTGCTGGCGgaaaa ATGTTTATGCGTAGTTGAGCGTACGGGGGTGTCTATCTACAGCTACATGGGACGACTATTAGCCAGCCCGCGATGGGGTGCCCGTCCTGATACTTTAGGGCGCTCTGCCCTATCGTTGGGTCCTGATGCTCTTGCAGCTATTGATCAGACTGACAGGAAAT TGATCCACGTTTTTGATCTGCCGACTGGGCTTATCGTACGCAGTTCTACGGACAACACTGTCACGAAGCTGACCCATAAAATGACAGTGTCAACCATAGCTCTCAGCCAAACAGGACCCATTTCTGAGAGGCAGTTGGCATTGTTAGACTACAATAGAGACCTGTACGTTGCTACTGTCAAAGATAACAAACCAAAGTTTGTTAAATTGG gGTCTCAGATCCTAAGTATAGCGTGGAGTGCTGAGACGGAACTACTTGTTGGACTACGAGCCAGCACTGCCGTAGCCTGGTGCTGTCCCAAGGCCGCCACTCAGCCAGATTGGCTAGCATTGACCACAGTCAGTAAAGAGATCTC TGATCTGGGTCGCAACCCGACGGTAATGAGCGTAGAGGACGGCGTCGCACGGATCTGTCGCGGCAACGGCTCGCTACTGCACGTTTCTTTAGCAACTTTCCCGGAAAAGTTGCTCAAACACGTCGCTGCTAATATGTGGCAAGCGGCTTTACAG CTGTGCCGGACGGTGGAAGATGACACTTTATGGGCGTGCCTTGCTGTACTGGCTTGGCAACATCACCAACTGAGCGTAGCGGAAGAAGCCTTTTCGCTTATAAGACAGTACCATCAAGTGTGCTATATACAACATTTAAGG AACACAATCCCGGAACGATTGACATCCAATGAAATATCagcaaagtaa